The Halorussus gelatinilyticus genome contains the following window.
CTCGGTCCCCATCGAGATGGCGTCCGAGATGGTGATGGTTCCGAACTCGATGGGCATCCCGCCCGCCCCATCGACGCCCTCGTAGGCCGAGGCCGCCACGTCGTCCAAGTGGACGTTGCACGGCGTGATATCGGCCGCGGGGTTCGCGATTCCGACCATCGGCGACGAGAGGTCGGCGTCGTCGTACCCCATCGCGCGGAACATCGCGCGGTGCGGCGCTCGCTCGACGCCTTCAGTGACCTCGCTACTCCGCAAATTTCCGGGTTTCTCGGTCATACGTCCGCATGACCGCGGAGGGGCTTAAGTTACCGCCCTCGGACAGATGTTGCTGTCGAACCTCGGAACGACCGAACATCTCCGGTCCGTCGCTCGCGGGAGTCCGCTCACTTCTGGCGTCCGCTCACTCCGGGAGGTCGAGGACGACCGTCTCGGCCTCGTAGTCCTCCACGAACGCGCCGTCGCCGCCCACGCTGTACCGACCGGCCCCGGTCTCGACGACCAGCGCCGCCTCTACCGGGAACGAGTTGTTCGCGGGTTCGACCAGTCCCTGCCGGACCGCGACGACCCGGCCGGATATCTCTCCGGGACCGTCGTCGGCGTTGAGCGCCCGCCCCCGGACGGTTGCGGTCGGTTCCGCGCCCGCCCGGAGGTGGAGCGTCGCCTGCAGGACCGCCTGCCGGAAGTCGGCGTACGTCTCCGGGAGGTCGTGGGCGTCGGCGACGTACACCTCCTCGGCCATCGGCCAGTAGTTGCCGAAGAACGACCCGATCAGCACCGGAGCCAACTGGCGCTGGGTGAACGCGATGGCGCGCTCGCCGCTGTTCGAGCGGGCTATCATCTGGGGCGGCGCGACGAGACTGCGAGTCCGGTCGGCGGTTATCATGGTCGGGGTCTGCTCGCGCCACGCGCGGGCGACCGTGGCGACGCCGTCGAGCGCGAGGTCGTCGGCGGGGTCGGTGCCGGTGACGACCAACAGCACGAGGACCCCGCGCTCGACGGCGTCCCGGAGTTCCGACTCGACCTCCGAGAGGTGGTCGTAGGGTATCGACAGCGACACCTCCTCGGTCGCCTCTCGGACGAGCGCAGTGACGCGCTTGAGAACCGTCACGCGGGACTTGATGACCTCGAACTGGTTGGTCTCGGGCGTGGCCTTCGAGTACCGGGCTTCGAGCGC
Protein-coding sequences here:
- a CDS encoding TrmB family transcriptional regulator, whose protein sequence is MDDSTLSRLLREFGLSDKEIDIYLTVLDHGEAKASVVADDAGVSKRYVYSVSEELEERGFVSVNDHAVPTTIRAVPPQEVVDSLTEDVERMGPALEARYSKATPETNQFEVIKSRVTVLKRVTALVREATEEVSLSIPYDHLSEVESELRDAVERGVLVLLVVTGTDPADDLALDGVATVARAWREQTPTMITADRTRSLVAPPQMIARSNSGERAIAFTQRQLAPVLIGSFFGNYWPMAEEVYVADAHDLPETYADFRQAVLQATLHLRAGAEPTATVRGRALNADDGPGEISGRVVAVRQGLVEPANNSFPVEAALVVETGAGRYSVGGDGAFVEDYEAETVVLDLPE